aagcCCACCTATCTAGTCACtgacattttaataaacctaCAGGTTAGTCCCCCTATCCAATTTACCATCCAAATtaccattaatttaaaaaaagatGATCAAAATGCCATTTATTTATGGCTTTCAATATGAAACAAAATAGTTCTTGAGGTTTTgatttattaacaaaatagtcCTTGATGaggtaaaattataaattttaaatgtttaaatttttaattttacaaatttaaaattggaaattaCATGTGAAAATTTTCAAcataattaatagttaattttataaaataaatattacttataaaattaaatattaattaattggtgaaattttacaaaattaagtATTATTCAGTCctaatttttaattgttttaaattgtatctaattttaaaagaataaatattaaattgtatttatgttttatattatattgttaaaatatagggATAAATTTCTTAATAACAAAAATGTAAGGATCTTAAAGTAATTAAATCATACCTTAATAGTTATAATTGTTTACTGTTTACAAATTAATCcttgtatttttattaattcaaaaaatattaagtattatttgtaaatagttataatatttagaGATCATGTTATAAATATATGGGTGATTTTGTAATTAACCAAaacttttatataattaaaaataattaattcatatttttaataattataatttttagggAATAATCTATAAATTTTGTTAAGCCTCAAGGAGTATATTATTTCAGATAGAAAATCTAACACAGagcattttagttatttttactgAAATCAATTGTGATTTTAATGGTAGAGATTAGCATATACATTTATTAAAACATCAAAGAATAAATAAgtgaatttaaaaaatatagaaattaatctataaattttgttaaacctcattaagtaaattataatttaccaaAAAGAATTTAACAACTAGAtagggaaaaaaatgaaaaacaaatCTCGATGGGACCCCCTAATGTTGCTGCAAttcattattaaaaaatttaataatactgATATGGTAAATATATAGCGACATTAATGTTGTGACACACCGCAGATATGACGTTTTATGTATCATTGATATATCGCTTATGTGTTGCTATGTCAATATCGTGTGTCCACCACATTAGTATTATTTAATGGTAACTAATGATTTGGACTATATTTACTAATGGAGAAAAAtaaatatcaaattaataaaaaaaataaaatatggtatCTTATGTATCAAAATGTGAAATTATAGagtaattttttttacttttccttttattaaaatattaagaattaaattaattgattataaaAATACAAAGAATAGCTTATAAGTTTAACCacacttaaaaattaaattataatttatcttttttaattgatttatttaaaatttgaatttgaaaactaataatttcatacacaattTTGATAATAAGAGATAATGTTttgtattaaaaaatataaatttattatttaatttctttatttaaataaaattaacgaTTTAATCATCTTATTTTAGATAATACGTTGGTTGAtctttgtatttttattttattcactctttaattattctaatattttagataataatttaaattttatttcatctTTGCAATTTGCAACACAattgtataatttatttaaattttaatttttgaattatttaattctcataaaaataatatttttaaatatattgattaaaaaaaacttgatttaaataaaaaagagaTTAAAAGtgtacaaaataaaaaatataaaactatttaatatatttttttaaaataaaagatttactaattaatttaattagagtggaagaaataaataataattttttttaataaaaagtaaaattttaacaaccaactgggaaaaaaaaaaatctcgatGGGAACCCATTCACCGCAGCGGCGCCACCGCGGTTCATAGAGTGGCGAAGCCTGCCAAGCACGGTTCCTTCCACGTCGCATCTTTCACTGAGCCTAAAGACGGTTTTAACACAGCTACTTTAATAACTGCCTATACAATTATACAAAACCTACAAAACAATTCATACTCGCAGTTAAATAAACGCGCACAAACTACGAAGCATCACTCAGCCAAAATATTGTTGTCGACTCGTGTCGTACAGTATCAGCGAGTATAATCCTCATCCTCGTCTGCTATTCAACGCCCACAGCTGAAATTCCCGTTCccgcaaaaaaaaaataataataaattgtttGGACGTGAAATTTCCGATTTCATTTATGTGAAATGTATTTTCAAAACCGCAAGCAACAACACGATCTCTTATAAAATGCTTGTAGCAACTATGCATTTTAATGCTATCTTAACTCTTTCGTTTTCTCTCTCTCTGACAGCTTTGAAAGTCTCTCTCCTTGACAAGCCCAAATTCTCAAGCCATGAAGGGACCGAGAACTGCTGTGATTGCTCACAAGAGGCCTGACGCAGAGTAATTTCGTTTGCGCTGACGTGCTTTGCCCATTTTTGTTTCCTGCGGTTTGATTTCTCGCGACTAGGTGTTTTTGCTTTGATGTTGTTTCTACAAACCGTTTCTGCTCTTTTCTTTAGCTTTATGACTCTGTTTTTGTCCCTTTTTGTTTTGGTTATTTGCTTCGATTTCTCTGTTACTATTTTGATATAGCGATTTTGTATTTGTTTTGATTTAGCTTCTGTGCATTTCGTATCTTCGATTCTCTTCTTCTAGAAATCGACTTGTTATGCAGCTGCAAAATCTGCCCCGAGAATCGTGATTGTGCTATGGAATTCAACTTTCTTATTGTATTTTCGTGTTCGTTTTCTGGgatcttttctttttcttaggCGACTGAAATTTCCATGGAGGCTGGTTATTCCTTCTTTTGTTTTCTTCAGATTTGGCTTTCTGAGTTGATGTTCTAGTTTCTTGGCCTCTTAAAGTCGATTCTCTTTTGATTTTCTGTGCTTCTCATTTTTGAAGGAAGTTGAAGGCACGCAAAGCCGAGATCAAAACGACAAAGGAGAAAGGGAGCAAGAAGAACTCCGCTCCAAAGGATCCTGATGCTCCAAAGCGTCCTCCCAGCGCTTTTTTCGTCTTCATGTGAGTTCAGTTTCAACTTCCATTAGATTCTGTCTGCTTCATTCGGACGTGTTTTCTATTTTCTATTTTCGCAGATTTTAAATTCTAATATATGCTTGTGGTTACCCTGAATGACAGGGAGGAGTTCAGAAAATCTTTCAAGGAGAACTTTCCTGAAAACAAATCTGTTTCTGCTGTGAGATTCAAAGCTTCTGTTAATTTCTTCATTATATtgaattttgagttttgatttcttagTTTGTTTGGTTGACAAGAAAACTcttaaaaatagaataaaataaggcTAATGAGCGGTTGCTGACTGCAATTTTCCTCTGGAAATTCGATTATACTTTATCGATGTCAAGTATTAGAGTTCCAATGTGAAATACCTTTCAATTAGCTTCCATGTTCCTGGCAATGAAACAGATAAATAACATTTCCTacattgattgagatttattaatATGCAGGTAGGGAAAGCTGGTGGTGCGAAATGGAAATCAATGTCTGATTCTGTAAGATCTCCGATTTCTTATGCATATTAAACACCTGAAAAACAAAATCACAAGAATGATTTGATCGTTGTTTTAAATCCTTTCTCATAGtattatttttgtttttcttcaatATAAATCTGtgaattggaaatgaaatgataGCATTGCATTTTGAATGATTACTTAAAGAACTGCAACTTATTTTCTGTTACATTTTTGTTTCCTAAATCTAGGACAAAGCTCCATATGCTGAGAAGGCCTCGAACAAGAAAACAGAGTATGAGAAAGCTGTAGAAGCATATCAGAAGCAGAAACTCGTATACCCTGTTTTCCTTTCCATTTAAATCTATCATTAttcgaaaattttcaagttttctaATTCTGTGTTGTTTTTGGTGATTTCCTGTTTTGGTAGAACAATAATGGAGACAATGAGGAATCTGAGAAATCCACGTCTGAGATCCACGATGATGCTGAGCATGAAGCCAGCTCTTAGGTCTGACTCTGTCACAAAAATGACATTACTACATTTATGGTCCCTCTTTGTCGTCTCATTCAATTAAGTGCTTGTCAAATAGTATTGCTGTTTGCCTTCATTTTCTTCCTGGTTAAGTTTTAAATTAAGTGGGCCTGACATTCACTATTGTTGATCAAATGGTTGCAGAGAAATCTAATGTGGGCTTTGGAGCTGGCTTGTACAGAGAAGGAAATGGTAAAATTCATCATTTTGGACAGCATTTAGGAGTAGTGATTAACCAAAATATAATGCTTTAGCGTATCCTTAGATCATTTCGATGTTGCTTACCAAGCAAACCTTTAGTCTGTTCTCTTGTTTAATTTCCCTCTTAGCTTGAGATGCTTTCAAATTCTGTGAAGTTTTTCCTGTTAATGAAGGTCAGGGAAACTGGAAAAAAATGTTATAAGATTGGGTACCTTATATGGTGGTTTGGATATGGAAATTGGTATCTGCCTGAACGTTTACTTCTCTAATTTTGTTGATtgcaaaattaaaatggcaagTGTTGGCTTTTAATTAATGTGTAAATTTTTGTGGTCACTTTTATTCTGCACCGGAGATTACGGCAAGGATTTTGAGCAAAGGTAGTGATGCTAATAGAGCATATTATAAGTGTTTGTCAGTGCTGTTTTGGAGGCCATTTGTCTAACATGATTAAATGCTCTATTAGTCTATTGGctttttgttataatttttaaagaCCTCTAAGCAACAAAATTGCATAGTTAATAACTTTCGAAGATTACTACAATGCAAGGATCATAGATTATGACATTGTATCATTGTTAAGAtggtaattaaattgaatttaactaACCCAATTCCCATGTTACgtgttataaattaaaaaaaaattaatattttaatgtattctaaatattaaattttttttattaatcaaataataaaaaataaattatattttcttaaagTGTAAATATTTATGACTTAACCACGATGTCTAAATCAATggcatctatatatatatatatatatatatatatatatatatatatataaatatttttaaaatttaattagatgATTAAAttcttgaaaataattttttattttgagtgTAGAAATggcttaatttttcctttctgtCATATGGatatattttctcttaatttttcttaattataagttaataattttctaattatatatatatatatatatatatatatatatatatatatataaaagttataaattattatactttaatactataataagtaattattattatttaattattaaaaaaagaatgaaaagctcaatttaaatagaaatgggaaaattaagttaattagattaatttattgATTATACTAAATAAATACATAtcctaattttatatatattctaCTTTTATTTTCTGATGAAGAGGTCatctatatttttataaaataaattcaaaaatggataagattttaaatttattatatttatgtaatgcgataaattttaattaaatttattaataggcaattttttatatatattttctaaatagatgtaatatataattattatataattttattttctaaatatagtctttaattaatttgattttttaaatttaaataataaaaagtattaattattaaatataattatcattaattatcatgttttttaatttttaatttgaaaatgtcAATAGCAGTAAAATCAAGACCCACATTTACtttaaagaaagatcaaaaccgtttaataaaatatttttaaatatatttactgtaattaaatttagtatttaattactgatgatttattaattcaaaatatttaattttaaaattcaagaaATATTACCGTAACTCTCCAATTATTATCACAACTAAAAGTTTAATTGCTTTTAAAATATCTGTTACAAATCAAAACCAAGCATTATAAGATATTTGAATTTTTGTGAGAagttaataattgaattttttttaaacatattaattattaaaggtaatatctatctattaatttttaaattttttttattaacaaagaaagttatcattaatttttttttgtattttctaaatagttataatatataattattaaacatAATTATCATACATTATCGAAttctctaatttttaatttgaaaatattaatgACAGTAAATTCATTACTCATGTTTACTTTGAAAGAaaatcaatatttaaaaattttctctccctttttatatttaataaaatttaatttattttaaaattatattatttttattatttaccatTAATGtttagagttttaatattttaaataataatgttaaaattcttttaattaaataataacattttttaattaataataatataattaaatttaatataaatttcctttctttatttaatatatatgttCATTCCACTAGTTATAATAAAGTTGAGCATTAAAATAGCTATGTAATCATATGACTTTTATATTAACGCCACTTGGCATAATTAGAGGTCACATCAAATGTTTAAAAacaaaattttctttcttttgatttaattttttcatgtctatcatttattgaaaaaatttatgattataattataatttaattaatattaataaaactaAGAGTTATATGattataaactatataaaccAAAGCCACATTTTCTTTAtccacaatatataaaattatgtatttaattCATTGAAATAAAAAGTTTTGTGACGatagttataatttaattaatattaaaaaaaattaatattttaatataattttatttgaatttacggaaaagaaaaagaaattagttTTTTTAGGCAAATGttttaattcttttattaatgaacttttcttttaatttactttcttataaattt
This sequence is a window from Hevea brasiliensis isolate MT/VB/25A 57/8 chromosome 10, ASM3005281v1, whole genome shotgun sequence. Protein-coding genes within it:
- the LOC110663538 gene encoding HMG1/2-like protein, which translates into the protein MKGPRTAVIAHKRPDAEKLKARKAEIKTTKEKGSKKNSAPKDPDAPKRPPSAFFVFMEEFRKSFKENFPENKSVSAVGKAGGAKWKSMSDSDKAPYAEKASNKKTEYEKAVEAYQKQKLNNNGDNEESEKSTSEIHDDAEHEASS